A single genomic interval of Macadamia integrifolia cultivar HAES 741 chromosome 6, SCU_Mint_v3, whole genome shotgun sequence harbors:
- the LOC122081924 gene encoding protein transport protein SEC23-like translates to MDFVELEAIEGLRWSWSAWPASKSEASALAIPLSIMCTPLMQFNELPLLPYDPLICNRCGGALNPYARVDYKSRLWVCPFCYQKNPFPRSYAGIGENSLPAELFPTYSTVEYLHARKNPCPTSTPSSSSNWVQNGLLSSSSLVSSFSSSSLSGVDSRVSGPAFVFVIDTCTPEEELRALKNELLLVVDQLPENVLVGLVTFDSMVFVHDLGFADCFRAVMFHGERQLSSDRIQELLGISYPKHEQCGKLSAIQKQGFLLPLSECEFNLTTIIEEIHSSVQALSGHRPLRSTGVAISASIGLLEACLSKIGSRVMVFTSGPATVGPGIVVKSDLGNTIRTHRDLVNGHAKFYEKSCNFYKQLALRLCDSSIVLDLFACSLDQVGAAELKAPVESSGGFMMLGESFESDQFRNCLRHIFSRDADGHLKMCFDATVEIVTTKEVMICGALGPCVSLQRKNSAVSVNEIGQGGTNLWKLGTLTNKTCITFFFEGGDEQKIPPGSAFFVQFITRYQDGNMGLRSRVTTVARRWVLIRSPEIASGFDQETAASVMARLAIHRAERFCARDVIRWLDKTLVQFASKFGDYIQEDPSSFRVASNFSLYPQFMYYLRRSQFIDVFNSSPDETAFFRLMLNREGVTGSMIMIQPTLFQYSFDGPPVPVVLDVSSISPDVILLFDSYFNVVIHYGSKIAQWRRLGYDKDPNHVNLSKLLEAPEIDAAQVVAERIPVPKLIKCDQHSSQARFLLAKLNPSVTQKSMYTVGSEIIFTDDVSIQVFMDDLQALAVQG, encoded by the exons ATGGATTTCGTTGAATTAGAGGCGATCGAAGGCCTTCGTTGGTCATGGAGCGCGTGGCCGGCTTCCAAATCCGAAGCTTCGGCTCTGGCGATCCCTTTGAGCATCATGTGTACTCCATTGATGCAATTCAACGAGCTCCCTCTTCTCCCTTATGATCCTCTCATATGTAATCGTTGCGGTGGTGCTTTGAATCCTTACGCCCGTGTCGATTACAAGTCCCGCCTTTGGGTTTGCCCCTTTTGTTATCAAAAGAATCCATTCCCTCGTTCTTATGCTGGAATCGGAGAGAATAGTCTTCCTGCTGAGCTTTTCCCAACTTACAGCACTGTCGAATACCTTCATGCTCGGAAGAACCCATGTCCCACATCAACTCCCAGTTCTAGTTCGAATTGGGTTCAGAATGGGttgctgtcttcttcttctttggtttcttctttttcttcgtcTTCTTTGTCTGGTGTTGATTCACGGGTTAGTGGGCCTGCGTTTGTGTTTGTCATCGACACTTGCACTCCAGAAGAGGAACTTCGGGCGCTCAAGAATGAACTGTTGCTTGTTGTGGATCAGCTACCAGAGAATGTGCTGGTTGGGCTGGTCACATTTGACTCCATGGTTTTTGTTCATGACCTTGGCTTTGCTGACTGTTTCAGGGCTGTAATGTTTCATGGCGAACGCCAACTCTCTTCTGATCGG ATCCAGGAGTTGTTGGGCATTTCCTATCCTAAGCATGAACAATGTGGAAAGTTGTCAGCTATCCAAAAGCAGGGCTTTCTGCTTCCACTTTCTGAATGTGAGTTCAACCTCACCACAATAATTGAAGAGATCCATTCTTCAGTGCAGGCGTTGTCTGGCCATCGTCCTCTAAGATCCACTGGAGTGGCTATTTCGGCTTCCATTGGACTCTTAGAAGCATGTTTATCCAAGATAGGTAGTCGAGTCATGGTTTTCACATCTGGTCCTGCGACTGTCGGCCCTGGGATAGTAGTAAAGTCTGATTTGGGCAATACCATCCGGACCCACCGAGATCTTGTTAATGGTCATGCCAAGTTTTATGAGAAATCCTGCAACTTCTACAAGCAGTTAGCTCTGAGGTTATGTGATTCATCTATTGTCCTTGATTTGTTTGCTTGTTCTCTTGATCAAGTTGGAGCAGCAGAGTTAAAAGCCCCAGTTGAGAGCTCAGGTGGCTTCATGATGCTGGGGGAGTCATTTGAATCAGATCAGTTCAGAAATTGCTTAAGACACATTTTTAGCCGTGATGCTGATGGCCACCTAAAGATGTGCTTTGATGCGACAGTGGAAATAGTAACCACAAAAGAGGTAATGATCTGTGGTGCCCTTGGTCCTTGtgtttctcttcaaagaaaaaacAGTGCAGTGAGTGTGAATGAGATTGGCCAGGGGGGTACCAATTTGTGGAAATTGGGTACACTTACAAACAAGACATGCATCACATTTTTCTTTGAAGGGGGTGATGAGCAAAAAATACCACCTGGGTCAGCGTTCTTCGTTCAGTTCATAACTCGGTACCAGGATGGGAACATGGGACTTCGTTCACGGGTGACAACTGTAGCCAGAAGATGGGTTCTGATCCGCTCACCAGAAATTGCCTCTGGGTTTGATCAAGAAACAGCTGCTTCAGTCATGGCCAGACTTGCCATCCACCGAGCTGAGCGATTTTGTGCTCGAGATGTTATCAGATGGCTGGATAAGACATTGGTTCAATTTGCCTCAAAGTTTGGGGACTACATTCAGGAAGACCCGTCTTCATTCCGAGTGGCTTCCAACTTCTCCTTGTACCCGCAGTTCATGTACTATTTAAGGAGGTCACAGTTCATCGATGTCTTTAACAGCAGTCCCGATGAAACTGCATTCTTCCGGCTGATGCTTAACAGGGAAGGGGTGACTGGGTCCATGATCATGATTCAGCCTACCCTTTTCCAGTACTCCTTTGATGGTCCACCAGTTCCAGTCGTCCTTGATGTTAGCTCCATTTCTCCAGATgtaattttgctttttgattcgtACTTCAATGTGGTTATTCATTATGGATCTAAGATAGCACAGTGGAGGAGGCTTGGTTATGACAAGGACCCAAATCATGTGAACCTGAGTAAACTGTTGGAAGCTCCAGAGATCGATGCAGCTCAAGTGGTAGCGGAGCGCATTCCAGTACCCAAACTTATAAAGTGTGACCAGCACAGCAGCCAGGCAAGGTTTTTGCTTGCCAAGTTGAATCCTTCTGTTACCCAGAAGTCCATGTACACAGTTGGCTCAGAGATCATATTTACAGATGATGTAAGCATacaagtatttatggatgatctGCAAGCATTGGCAGTGCAAGGGTGA
- the LOC122082211 gene encoding 21 kDa seed protein-like: MWNRVFLSGFLILASLVHTNSISSHSHHHHARSTAVLDTDGNELQAGMPYYIVSAIRKGGGGGVFLDRRERSTSHSSHTTQTPTIKQSSYDMNMGTPVVFSPASSQHPAAAGARFLGEIEEGEMKIQESMDLNVGFSGMNNRVWQVEARKEEESSESRDSMRYVTLGGKPGYPGSSTVRNWFQIERISQDSPTYRIVYCPNVCESCQVTCGSVGINKENSNRWLSVSEHSEFPFVFIRAAEAQRLQ, encoded by the coding sequence ATGTGGAACAGAGTTTTCCTTTCTGGGTTCTTGATTTTGGCCTCCCTTGTCCACACAAACTCCATTTCCAGCCACTCTCATCACCACCACGCCCGCTCCACAGCAGTACTCGACACAGACGGCAATGAGCTCCAAGCAGGGATGCCATACTACATCGTCTCTGCCATCAGGAAAGGCGGCGGTGGCGGTGTCTTCCTGGacaggagagagagatccaCCTCTCACAGCAGCCACACGACCCAAACCCCAACAATAAAACAGAGCTCCTACGACATGAACATGGGTACCCCCGTGGTATTCTCTCCAGCATCGTCGCAACACCCAGCAGCCGCAGGAGCAAGGTTCCTGGGAGAGATTGAGGAGGGGGAAATGAAGATTCAAGAATCGATGGACTTGAACGTTGGGTTCTCAGGGATGAACAATAGGGTGTGGCAGGTGGAAGCGAGGAAGGAGGAGGAATCATCAGAGTCGAGGGATTCGATGAGGTATGTGACACTGGGAGGGAAGCCAGGGTACCCAGGATCATCAACCGTGAGGAACTGGTTCCAGATCGAGAGGATTAGCCAGGATAGCCCAACGTATAGGATCGTCTACTGCCCCAATGTATGCGAGTCTTGCCAAGTGACCTGCGGGAGTGTTGGGATCAACAAGGAGAACAGCAACCGATGGCTGTCGGTGTCGGAGCACAGTGAGTTCCCCTTCGTCTTCATCAGAGCAGCCGAGGCACAGCGACTCCAGTAG